In Motacilla alba alba isolate MOTALB_02 chromosome 2, Motacilla_alba_V1.0_pri, whole genome shotgun sequence, the DNA window ACTTGGATTTCAGCAATGACATCCTTTCTATTAGTGATTTTGAAGAGTACCACTGCAGAACATTTGGCATTAAGATACACTACTGCAATCAGGAAGCCTCATGGTCCCTGGGAGACcatcctgttttctttctttatagcCCCAAAAGCACTGTGAAGGGCAAAGTGGATATTTTCTGGAAACCTCCTGTTACCCAGTCAGAATCTTCTCTATGCCACAGTAGCTCCTTGATCCCTAGTGGCCATTCCCACTTGGAAAAAAGTGAGACCCCAGCTCCTGTTTTCCAGGTTAATGATCTACAATATTCAGGCTAACACAGAAGTCAGCTTTTGCAGGTCTGggaaggattttcataaaaatttctAATAAATCTGCAAGCCACTTGCATCTCTTCAGTTACAACACAGGCTAAAGAGGCCAGGAGACCAGTTCTGCAGGGAAAGAGGAGTCATAACTCCTTGTAAAAGGTAAGACACCactcctctgtgctgccctccAGCTTTTATGGACAGGAACACAGCATTCTCTGCCAAATGAACACTTCTGATTGCAAAGCTGACATTTGTAGTGATCCTAGCAACTCTTTGCAGCTCAGAAGTGCTTGCAGATCCCTTTGTGCTGCAATAAGGCTTGGATGCATTCCTCCCcattaaaccaaaataaactgCCTAGGCTTGACAGGCACACCATGGTGTCCTTGTGGAAGGAATGATTAGCCATTCCCAGAAAAGCTCAGCAAAGAACCTAACTTTGCCCCTCTTTTGTAAGAtgagctggcacaggttgctccTGTTTTCACTGGCACTGGCTGTCAAGCCCTTTGCTGGTATCAGTCCAGTCCTGACTGCTGAATCATCACATCAAGTAGAACCTTGGCTCAGACATgacaaatatttgcttttgcaTCTTCCTATCACAGGATTTTTTGAGCTACAGGAGGAATGAGCAGCCCAAAATAGTCCCAGCAAAGTCATCAAAGCACCTGTCCCTGAAAACTCCAGCATGTTAAGTAAGTCACTAGGTTAATCTTTACTTTCCTGAAGTTACACTCTTGTAAGAGCTCCAAAAAGAGCCACTTTTAGAAAATCCAAGTGGCATTTGCAATTTCAGTCAGGAGGCCTGAATAACTCCAGATATTCAAGGGGAACTCCTCACATCAATGGAGTCAGAGATCAGAAAGGATGCAATGAGTGTGGCACCAACTCCAGTGAGAAAGTCGGACCCCAGATCTGTGCACTAGACAGTACTTAAGCCAgggacacagaaaaaaaaattcaaacagcaAATAGTACTCTGTATCATGGCTCAATACTTTTTTATACATTTCTATATTCTTTAGTACTGAAATAGTCAGCAACAATGCTGAAGAAGTGCGTGGTGTTTTCTTAGAATAGTaggctggaggagggaaagaTCTGAGCACAAAAGCAGGAAATGACAGATGTGAGTAAAATCAGAAAGATTTCATTGATACAAAGGGACAACAAGAATATATCTGGACTGAAAAACATTattgtgctcctggtaaaataTGAAGACACCAGACATTGCAAAGTTacaaatttatttgttttgaaataaatacaaatacttcATTAAGAAACTTTTCTTGATAGACTTTACACAATAGCTTTATTCTTTCTGGAAATTGTCTGTTCTTCCCACAAAATGTTATGGATATTCTACACAAGAGCTGAAGTTAGTCAATATAAAGTAACCTAGATGGTGTTCTTCTGAACAAGCAATCCCAAAGTATTAACATTTGCTATTTAACTGCTCAGCATTTGAGCTTTTTGTCTGTGTGAGCACTGCAATTCAGCAGGTATGCACTGGAGCTGTGGAAATCCTGTCCCACTAGCTATGGAAGGACAAACTTAAGAACACCCAACTGTGACATTCTGAGTGGCAGAAAGGTATCAAGCCACTAGCTTCAAAGAAAGCAACTCAAGGAGGCTATGCAAAGATGCAGAACCAGCAGATCATGACATTTACAAAGTCATTAGACACTGTATTCCAGAGATACAGTGTTGCTGCTCCACCACTTCATGGAATACACTTTTCAGCACCAGTGAAATCTCATCAGGTTCAAATCTAGTAATTAGTGGCAGTTGAATGTACAGTATCTAATTACATGCCCATCCCACAGTTATTCATTTCTCCTGACAAAGAACAGCTGGATCTGTCTTTGCTTACAGAATTCCAAATTTATGACAATTGTGctggacacaaaaaaaaaacttgagcTGCAAAGATAAGAAGCTTTCTGAAGGAAATATCAAGCTGTTTCTGCTTAGCTGGCATGTACAGCTACCCTACTTGTTACAACTACACCAACTTCTGCAGTTTGGTAAACCCTTTGGCCCAAGTTCCCAAACAGGAAATCCTACCTTGCTTACCAAATTTAAATCCTGTCCTCATTTGGCTAAGCAGGTTTTAGGGTCTaggaggggggaaggaaaggaagactGGAACTAAATCtcaaaaaagtgaaatgaaaaaccTTAAAGATTTAGTTCATCTCAAAGTCACATTAAAATTGCCTATTTTAGTAGTATATTATTGTACATAGGAAAACAGGCTCGAATACTAATGAATTAGAAGGCCTATAAATGCACGATACGTTAACTTCTCTATCATTTGAAGTCAAGCTATATACAATGAATTCAACTCCAGCTTCAACATGAGGCCATAACacatttgtttcatttccttttcttaaagtCATCCttaacagttatttttttctcccccgCTTTGAAACTCATCTCAAATTGTGCCAGTTTACTTCAAGAGAAGAAGAGATAAAGGGGCCTGTAACAGCTTTGATTTTAAAGGAGGGTATTGAGCAATTCTGGTTTGACTCTGAAGTGTTTACAACCACATCAGCTTTTGGCAAGTATCCTTTAGAATTTGGCATCCACTGAAGGAGGGCACAATAGCAGCAGCTGTCTGAGATACAAGAATAATGATAGAGCAAGTGAGATGCTTCTTTTCTTTGGTCCCTCTCAGACCCTGGTGAACAGAGTTCATCCTACAGAATAGCTAGAGATTAATACCAGTTATGTTTTTGTGATACACAGGGGGCATCCATTACTTTTTCACACTGTGACCAGTTTTAAACCTCCCACAGCCATCTAACAGGACACTTCCATGGACTTGGGGCTCGATTGTTCCGCGTTACTCGCCGAGTTGGGCGTCAGCTCGATCCGTGTGTCTGTGTGGGAGCGGTTCCTGGAGCCGTCCCCGGTGTGGGAGCGGCTCCTCGTTCCCTCCCCGGTGTGGGATCGGCTCCTCGTGCCTTCCCCGGTGTGGGAGCGGCTCCTCTGTCCTTCCAAGGAGGTGACGCTGGAGCCAGAGGCAGTGCGGGACCTCATCAGCCTGGTCATGCTGGCAGAGGGCACTGGAAGAAGAGCTTTTCATTAATGCCTCGCTGCACGGATGTGGAAGGAAGCCCTTGCCTTCCCCTCAGCCTCAACCATGCTTAGAGGAGCCTTCATGGTTGAATAGATACTTCCAGGGTACCTTCACATGCAGTAcatcccctgctccaggcaTGTGGTTAAGGAGACCCAATTACTACAGTGGAATTAGTGGCCAGGGCTGAGGGATTCAAGAAACTTTAGGGCACACTGCTGTGGCTGCAAGTATCCAGAGGGAAACTGAAGAGACCATCAGCCCTCCCATTACTTTCCAATATTCAAcctctgctggcagcccagGCTCATAGTGCAtcctcacagcagctgccagaagcaaatacatgaaaaacaaacagccaCAACTCAAAGAAGTTTAAATGAGGTTTTAAACCTCATTTAAAACCAATGAGGTTTTAAATGTTGTGTGCAGTAGATAGATGAACCTTATCCTCTGATGCCACGAGGGGACACTACTACAAATAGCCAACCTTAAAAACACTAAGATGAAGTAAAAGAGGTATTTGTGGGTATAAGCTGTTTACAAAGCTCTCTACTATTTAATAACATCACTTGGTCTGAAAACCCTTTGCCCAGATACAGCATGTGTTTTCCCTCTTGCAAATGCATTtccaaaagggaaaaagtgaCACATCTGGGATCAGAGACTCTCTGGGCGCTTAAATGCCCAATTAACTTCAGTAGTAAGATCAGCCATTCGATAAAACCAATACTTACTGTATCCCATTCCCTGAACAAAGTATTTGAAAGCTTCAGCAAGCTTGGCAGGCTGCAAAAGAGAGACAGAGTTATCATAGGCAGTGCTCAGTAGGTATATTACAATGTTACATATTCCACAGATGCACTAAATTAACAGGAACATATTAAATATTCTCCGAGTTCTACAGACTGTATGAAAACTTCATTTATAAGAAAATTCCATCATTTCCCTCCCTAGTCATCGCCCcattattttacaaaatgtatACAAGCATTTGAGATCCAGGGAACACAAATGGTCTAAACCTGGCTCAAAACTCGACTTGAGCAGTTTCTGAGGCAGGTGAAGCAAAGTAAAACAACTGTCCTTACAAAGTGTGCAGGGCAGTTCATACAAGACTGGTAATTGAGTAATTCCTATTTCAGTAGAAAACAAATTCAGCTATTCAGAGCTGATAGTTATGTGTGTAGGGCAAGAAAGCTCACCAGGAATATACCAGCACAACTGCCTACAACAAACATTCTTGCAATGAGGCAGGCAttccctgtttttctcttctgctaaCAGTGGCCACATAAGCTCTCAGTTATTTcacatgaaattttttttgtataattcTCTGAACCACTGCAAAGAATGGTCTTTGTATAACAGAAGCAATGCACATACTACTGtgtgcctttaaaaaaaccttttcccaaTTCCCACTGTTGGAGCATACACTGCCTGTATAGGGACTTCAGCTGCAAGCAATTACAAATTTAGCTTTTCCTGAAGTTCACAAACACCACTTTTATATTGCTTAGAAATCTGTTTAAATGTTAGATCACATTCCAAAGCTGATTTACAAATCAGCTCTTTAAGTGAAGCAACACAAGGGCATAGGTAAATTTTAACTTTGCCAGCCTGGCTTTATTAGCAGCTTGGAACTTATGCCTAAATGTGTTCTAGAAACTCCAGTTCATCCACACTCAAGCTGAGCCAGTGTATGCAATAACCTAGCATTGTTGTTTCCTGTCTCCCACTTTCCTGATGTATACTGTAAATAGTCCAAGTACGAATGTTGTTAAAACATCAGTGGCTCAAGCCTTAATCCACATTATCTTAGTAAATAGGCATAAAATAATACATCTGTATTCCCACCTCAGTTCTTTACTTGGTTAAGACTAGCAGTGAAAATAATATCCCCTCCCAATCTTAATTTTCCGTTTCATtgctctttaaagaaaaaagaaagctcagATAACCAACTGACATCATTATTCATGAAATCATAACCATCCTTTTGGCTGACATTTGGGAACAGCAAGTACCCTACAGGAAAACACCCATTTGTTGCAGTCTGACACTCTGCAGAACATGATTAGTAGGATTTCCGCCAGCCAAATCCTACCTGGGAAACTTGGGGGAGCCCACCGCAGTCAGCCATCTGAAATGGGATGAGAACAGCCAGTTAGAGTAATGCCAGAGGAATTCAGTTGTGCTCAGGATATATTGGAATGACCTTTTCAGCTATCTGGCAGAAAAAACACTTCCTTTTGTTGTGTGAGTAACATACACGTGGATGAACGCATCAAAGCAAGCTGTTAAGTGTTTATAAAGCTACGACTGCACCCCAGAAAACCACAAAGGCTCTTGATGCTCAGGGCAAGCATCAGCTGGAGCTACaaatgctttttgctgggcAGCAGTCACCAGTTTCTTAGAAACCAGCCTATTAGTCCTGCTTGCAAGTTCAGCTCTGAATTCCAATAACATGAGTCTGTATTGACCTGGATGACAAATAGGGTAGAGAAAACAAACACCTAAAGCTcagaggggagagaaagaaggggaaaaacgATTTGCTGAGATTGCTGATGGCAAGCATCAGCCTGACTTGCCaagggaagcagggaaagcCAAACGAGAAATGCTATCTTGAgtgcatgaaatatttttggagcatttcatttttcctgccACTCCACCCCTCAAAGTCAACCCAACAACAACAGTCCTGTTCCAAGGAACACTACAAGCTGAAAACAGTAGAGTTGTAAATTACAGCAAACCCTAAATCCTATCTAGCATTAGTTAGCAGAAAAacaggccagcagcaggatctgGCATCAGCCATATCCCTGGACTGAGCAAAGGCTGGCCACTGATACAAGGTCTGAGACAGTGTCAGAAACTTTCTTAGGGTGTCTGCCACACCCACATTATGGGGCAGCAGTATAACTCCTCAAtgttaggaggaaaaaaagtcagtatttttatttattataattttcacTGACTAGTTCACTAAAGAGAGATGCAGTAGCAGCTCTTGGCAAAGCATGACCAAACTTGTTCCACTGTTTGCATGCTATTACTTCATCATTACTTCATTACAAGCTGAAGATTGCACTCATACTCTGAATGCCAAATATCAGCCAAAGCCTTTGCATGATGTTCTGCTGGTTTTAAGTGCATTTTAGcaatttttctggaaaatagcAGTAAGATGTCCTAGATTGTACCCTCATAAAAGGCAGGTTGACCAAACTGTGGCTGATAGATTAGCTGTTGATTCACCTGACACTACTGCTGAGAGGCAAGAGCAGGAACAGAATGAACTGGTTTGCACTCCTACTCTGCTCACAGCTTTTCAAACCTTTCAAAATATCTCAAGATCGGCTTTGCCAGCTCTAGTCAAATTCATTATGGGTATGTGAAATACTGAACATTTCAACTCTCCTCTCTACTATTCCAAAATTAAGGAGCTGAGAAATTCCCTGCTGTTAATTCTGACACAAAGCCTGTAGTCTTGTTTATCCCACTAAAATACTCTCACCCTGAAGGAACTGTCTTTTTAAATCAGAGCTGGATTCTCACTGTATTATCAGTATTGCAACACATCACTCTAGTTCTGCTTTTTTAGCTAATCCTTCTGGTTATATGTGAGAGgaatgtttattttgaaaagcacaGTTTTTGTTATTACCTTCAGAAGCGTGGTCCTTGTTGGGTCCAGCTTTGAGTTGCATTCAACCTATagaaaagaacagcagaatAAGGCATTGCACATAAGAATTTGAGTATGAACTCTtgtagaaaaacaaatccaacaCCTAGTTTTCTGGCTTAATTCAGACTAAACTGAGTGTCTTATGATTCTGTGTGAAGACTCCatgtatacatatacatgtCTTTAAACCCAAGTAAGTCAGCTCACATTTTTAACTGCATTTTCTCCACATTACAAACCCATACTTGGGAActggagacttttttttcccatctgtttcTGGGACTTCAATGGCAAGAAGTGTTGTTTATCTTGTGATTTGGGGTCATCTGGTAGCGTCCCAAGTGGTGAGTAGCCGTGTGGCCACGGGCCAGCAGACTGGGCATGCCCATTAAGGCACAGCATTTGAAGTCATCCAGTCATCTGGGGAGAGTTATAATGGTCAAAAAGAAGCTCTTCACTTGCAGAGTgacccagggcacagctccagcaccacaCAGCAAGTTAAAATACCAGCAGCAGATTCCTctctaaaggaaaatatttgcgGTTCACTGGAACTGCTGTGGTGATTGTTCCTAACGTGGTAGCTATTAAATAATAGTGCACAGGCAGAAGGGACAAACAGCATGGAATTAATGGCAGCTCTCCTGTGGTCTGGAAGAGGAGAGCCTCTGGGCTGGACTGAtagccagcagggctgctgtgtggCAATGGCTCTGCTGGCCTCTTGCAGCCCCTTGGCTCACCCACCCATCCTCAGCAGGGTGACAAAGATGGCTCGAGGTACCCACCACGGCATCCACTGCTGGGGAGCTGTCACCGACCACCAGGAGGACAGGACACCTGCAAAGAAGCACACACGAGAGGGTTTATCTCTGCCACCCCACCCAGATTTGCTCTGAGCTGCATTTTGTGTCTCTGGAAAGGTGAGACAGTTAAGAGTGTGGAAATTATTTGGTTTGTATTCCAGACACCTTAAAGATACATCAAATCCTGCATTAGCTGCAGATCTAGTGACATGCTCTGATTCCTTGCCTGAGAACCAGTTCTTTTCCCCAGCTGGCATCAAATAAGCCCAGTGCTCTTATTCCTTCCTTGCTTTATAAGAAATTGAATGTGGGTATCAGCATCAAAGTCTCCTGCCTACCACCCCCCAGACCCCTGAGCTCCAACTTTTGGTTCTGTTCCTCCAATTCCAAACAGATTGTGAGAGGAACAGTGTCCTGTGTAGAACCATCAGCAGCTGAGCTAGGAAGGACTTCACAACTTATGTTGCACCAGTTGGAGCATAAGCAAAAGCCTGTCAGTCAGACAGGCTGACTGATCTGTCAGTAGTCATTCTCATTTTGCTCTATCTTCCTGGAAGTATTTTGTTGTCTGGTTGGTTTTCTAAATGGTTTTAGGCTGGGCTTTCTTGGCTGCATTGGCACAGCTCAAGTGCCTTTAGAGCTATAGTTTCCATTAACCATAGCACATTTGTAAGACCAAATTTTTAGATGCACAGTGACAGGAACTActtaaatttcaattttaatgtGTTTCCAGGTCTGAAGAGAGGAGTTCTTCTTAATGGCAGTCCCTGACCTGCAGTAAGGTCTCAAATGAAATACTTACTGAAGGGTGACAACATTCACTCCAGGAACAGGGCGCTCAATCTCTAGGTCTCGCcgactaaaaaaaaatacagaggacAAAGGCTTTTGAAACACTGGCATTTTATAGATACTTCTATATTCTTCTAGTTTAGAGAATGCACAGACACTCAAATGTTAATTTAATCTGACTTAATGTTAATTAAATCACAACTTAATATGTTGTGGCCTCCATAACTGATGTAGAACTACACTTAGACTGACGGATCGATGCTGCAGTTCAGTCCCAGTGTACAACCTTTCACCCCACAAATGCACAAGGTCCTTCTCCAATAAGCAAACCACCTGAGATGCCTAAAGGCACTATTAATCAGAACTTTATACTGGGGGAACACATGTAATCCCACCACGCAAGAAATACTGTCTCTAAAATGCTGGACAGCCTCTTAAAAGTTTCCAGTTAGAAATCAGGTAAATGTATTTACCTGTTGTAAGAGTTGACAAAGAGATGAAGGTTGGTTTGATTCATATCATTAATGATATGCTGACGGTAAGTATGGATCAGGTCATGGTTGCTGTGAATCTCTTCCTAAAGTGGAGACAGAATTGTTCAGAACAGGGGCTATTTTCTGAAAGGATCTGAAGACATGGCACAGTAGTTGTGTATCAGACTCAGATATGAGATGCACAACAGGAGTGCACCTTGAGGGAAGGGACAGCTTTCAGCACCCAGTGAAGTCACCCAGAATTAATACTGGCTTCTGATTGCAGTACCACAATTTTCACTTGAAAACTCAAATATGTTGTAATGTTTAAATCTCACAATTGCAAAACATATTGTAGTGCAGATGGTTACAGTCAGACAAGTGTGaggttttaaaacaaacaaaagaagatTCGGGGTAAGAAGCCTAATAAATGTTTCCAGGGTAAAGCAGATGTTGAAAGCTTACAAACATGTAATGTGGAACTCAATTTCACAATAGTAAATAACTAAGCTTCGAGGACTTCAATCAGTAACATTTTCAAACAGTTGGGTTCTAAAGTCTTTATAGATTAGTTCCTTGTTCTGCTGGAATGGAGTTTTCCATTGCATTTCCTAACAATTTCAAGCACAGTGAAGTAGCCTCAAAAACAGTCCAGCACTTTGCATTAGGCTTGCAGTGGAGAGCACCGTTAATACCAATAACCAGCTGTCACAGAGCTACAAGTATatgatataaaaaaatctgtagggTTTTTCAGCTCAGAACGTAAGAATATACAACTCTTATACCCATGTTTAGTGCTGCCTGCCTAGACAGGGAGCTGCCCCTATTAGAGTTGTCACAACTGAGAAGCACTTGAGTACTCAGGACacagaaaaccccacagcaaAATACTGCCCGAAATGCTGGGGACACAAGTATGAATCCTCTCTCAGTTTAACTTCCTCTTTTGTTGTTTAACTGAAAGCTTCTGTGCTCCTCTCAGCCCCAGGAGGTAAAGACAGATGACTGAATACATCAGAAGAATCTTTTGAACATTACCTTTCCAAATAGATGTGAAATGACCATGTCTGGCAAAGCATTTGTCCAACCTGAAATCTGAACAGCAAGATCACCTAAGTATCTGCTATTAACACAGCCCCTGAACAAATGACACCTTCCAATTACCCATAAACAGACCAATGGatgtttctcttctctctctgcatGTACAATATCCTAAAGTGATATTTTCCCTCCGCAATCCAACTAGGACACCATTAGGGGTTTGAGTCCTTCTCATCAGATGTCTTCACTAATGCAGTTATACAGGGAGCTCACTGCTAGGGGCAGAGGTGTATAGGGAATCACTCCCTGCAGGAACACCAAGCAAACCAGCCTGGTGGCTTTCATTGAACCCCACTGCCCACTCTCCTCCCTGACAATGCAATGGAACTGCCACCAGAAGCTCACAACCCACAGTAAATGTTCCTGCTTTGCAAGGACACAAGAGCATAAGGCACCTGCTGTGCTCTTCAGGTGAGCAATACTCACCTGGAGAGGTGTAAGGCAGAGGCACAGATATGGAAGAATTTAATGCACTGAGGTGTTGGGTGAGAATCAAAATGGGTCAGGAGGATCATTTCAGCATAGAAAAGTTActacatttcatttaaataagtTTGTCTATCAGTTCCTGGCTCTGCAAGTTTCTCCTAGGAATTTCTTTTATGTCAGCATCTTCTGGTTGTATAAACCATGGGTAGCCAATGCTCTTTTCTGAGTCTTTTTGGCATGTAAGACTCACAGATGATTGAAACATGGAGGATGCTGTTCTGGACATTTTTCTGCACTCTGCTTCACATTTTGGACTGTGTTGGTAAACAAAGCCACGGACAAGAAAGCAGTGAATGCTACACTACACTTGAAGTTTTCTTGAAATTTGTTTCCAAAACTACCATGTCCAGGTAACCTGTTCTCCCCAGCAGTTATGAGCTGTAAGGAATTGTCCAGTAGCTCCATTGGACCACATGTATCTGTTTTCTCAAAGTACTTATTTTTATCACTAGCCCTGTATGAAGTTTTTTTGCAAATGGAAGAACAAACCCAAAAGGAATTAGCCCAGGATGTTTAGTATCTGCAGCCATGCCTAACATACAAAATGGCCAAACTCCTCATGTCCCACAGGCTTGCagtaagatttatttttctaacttAAAGATGTTTACCTTAGTTGCTGCCCAGTCCATCCAACCTTCAGCACAAGGGTTTACATTAATGAGAACTAATCCCTCCACCATCTCTGCATGGTTTAACTGCAAAAGAGAAGATCTAATATTCATCGGATATCCTTTAAAGCTCAACAgtcagcaaaaaaattaaattagcaaATTATGTCATGGGGAAGAAAGTGGTAGGTCTAGTTTTATCTTGCAGAAAAGAAGCATAtgtatgggaaaaaaatcattaaagcAATTCAactgagcagctggagaacaTTAGGATTTAACTTTTTCTCCACCCTCAGTTTAAATAGAGAACTCCCATTATAAAAACGTTCTGCAAATTAACTGGGTAGAGCCCAGGccttaaaatggaaaatctaGGTGTTCTGGATTAGCTATCCTGCAGATTGTGGTATTGCACTTAAAAGCTTGGCTTGCATGCTTAACTGGGCACAGCAGAACAGGAATACTCCACACACGCTATGGGGACAACAATGTGTAAGGGAAATCAGGCTTGAGGCTTTAGGGAAGTTCCACAAAACTTACAGCAAATCTGGTTAAAATGTAGGCACCAGCTCCAGTTCCCATTCCTATGATGGTCTTCAGCCTGCACAGCaatgaaacagaagagacaAATGAGGAAGggtgctgaaaataaaattacaccAGTAGCCTTCCTCTTTCACATGCCAAGGGAGGGAGGGCTCAGCTTGGACAAGCTCTGGACCCTCAGCGATGTCAGTGGCCCCAGGGATATTGGGATATTGACCCTGGTCCTCCTGCATTGCAGGGCAGCAGCTATCCTCACTTATCTTTAAGTGAATATACTGAGCAACCACAGCATTGTTCTGATCCTGGGAGGAAATTATTAGTCTCTGCCAGAAAAACTCATAAGATACAGACCTGAAATCTGGAGCCTAAATACAaagctccccctccccaggctcccCCTGCCTTCCCCATCACAGCTATCCAACTGGGGCACTGGTTCCTCTCCAACAGGAGGCCGGCAGGGAAACATCTCCTGCTATCCAGTCACTGGGGTGATGAAGTTTAAACTTCATAACCAAACAGGGCAGAGACAAaccaaatatttgcattaacTGAAATCAGATTTAAAGCATCACCTTCAAGGTCGTAGAAAATACAAGGGAGGGAAGGCTAGACAAAACCACTGAGAAAAACAGGTTATTCAATGCTTTTAGGAAAATACTTGAGGATAGTTTTAATTCTCATTAGCAATATTAAATCAAGACTTTGTAAATACACTCCAGTTTCATTGATTTTCAAGGTACTGATGTTATTGGTCACATTTTTTTGAGCAGTGCAACAGAACTGACAACCCTGTGCCTGACATTAGGCAGTTCAAAAAATACACATCCCTGTAGGAGGTAGTGAGGTAACCTGGTCCACAGTACTGTAGGAGCTGGTTAGAACTGTGCAATGTCTAAACTGGGGAGATGATCCAGCCTGTGTTTTCCAAAGCTGCCTAACCCTGAACGCCAAGTTTCCTCTGCTTGTTCTAAAAACCCCTTGGAGGTGTCTACCTGCCCTCTCCACTGTGTACCAGGAGCATGAGCTCCACAGAAAAGGAACCTTTTCAGCTACAGCTCCTGCTAAAGCTGAGCTTTAAGGGAGGACAAATCCTCAAACCTGGTGCAGGTAGACAACCCAGGAACACAGCCACTAGGTCTTTCAACACTGGTAGCCTGGCATCTGCACTTGGTAGTAGAAGAGGCTCAGAGAGGTCAGACTGACCCCCTAGAACACTCAAGCCACAGAAGCAAAACAGTAAATGTCTTCAGATGggactgtgcttttttttttttttttttccctgcttaaCCACACAGGAAAACGTGGGTTGTTGCAGTGGGAAGAACAGAttg includes these proteins:
- the NDRG1 gene encoding protein NDRG1 isoform X1 — encoded protein: MSTEFQDAHLAEVKPLVEKEEAITRLLPDFDVQEQDVETVHGSVRVTMCGTPRGNRPAILTYHDIGLNHKTCFNPLFNFEDMQEITQHFAVCHVDAPGQQDGAPSFQAGYVYPSMDQLAEMIPGILKQFGLKTIIGMGTGAGAYILTRFALNHAEMVEGLVLINVNPCAEGWMDWAATKISGWTNALPDMVISHLFGKEEIHSNHDLIHTYRQHIINDMNQTNLHLFVNSYNSRRDLEIERPVPGVNVVTLQCPVLLVVGDSSPAVDAVVECNSKLDPTRTTLLKMADCGGLPQVSQPAKLAEAFKYFVQGMGYMPSASMTRLMRSRTASGSSVTSLEGQRSRSHTGEGTRSRSHTGEGTRSRSHTGDGSRNRSHTDTRIELTPNSASNAEQSSPKSMEVSC
- the NDRG1 gene encoding protein NDRG1 isoform X2 produces the protein MVLDVEDTAYLISNAEQDVETVHGSVRVTMCGTPRGNRPAILTYHDIGLNHKTCFNPLFNFEDMQEITQHFAVCHVDAPGQQDGAPSFQAGYVYPSMDQLAEMIPGILKQFGLKTIIGMGTGAGAYILTRFALNHAEMVEGLVLINVNPCAEGWMDWAATKISGWTNALPDMVISHLFGKEEIHSNHDLIHTYRQHIINDMNQTNLHLFVNSYNSRRDLEIERPVPGVNVVTLQCPVLLVVGDSSPAVDAVVECNSKLDPTRTTLLKMADCGGLPQVSQPAKLAEAFKYFVQGMGYMPSASMTRLMRSRTASGSSVTSLEGQRSRSHTGEGTRSRSHTGEGTRSRSHTGDGSRNRSHTDTRIELTPNSASNAEQSSPKSMEVSC